One Trichomycterus rosablanca isolate fTriRos1 chromosome 12, fTriRos1.hap1, whole genome shotgun sequence DNA window includes the following coding sequences:
- the pikfyve gene encoding 1-phosphatidylinositol 3-phosphate 5-kinase isoform X2: MAADDKSTSSSSTLDWSSEPPLSPSSPSHLTHFKPLTPDQEEPPLRSAYSSLVNLFRFNKEKSGANIAPAKKLEEARSSSATEKSESATPSPQGERRSWASSSLSTHGSGTHRKHSDLVRRASAVSEGRRKSETPLGSHDPRTAVQLRTALKRLKEIMEGKSQDSDLKQYWMPDSQCKECYDCNEKFTTFRRRHHCRLCGQIFCSRCCNQEIPGKFMGYTGDLRACTYCRKIALSYAHSADSGSIGEDLTALSDSPCSVCVLEPTEPRTPVGGRKASRNIFLEEDLAWQSLIHQESQNSGLSSRLSAVQEDLGKSPSRKRSASVTNLSLDRSGSMVPSYDSSVSPQTSRAVKPDHCEEERKILLDSSQLKDLWKKICHSNTGMEFQDHRYWLRTYPNCIVGKDLVNWLLRNGTISTRAQAIAIGQALVDGRWLDCVTHHDQIFRDEYALYRPLQSTEFSETPSPDTDSVNSLEGHSEPSWFKDIKFDDSDTEQLADENDYTAPSSASPSKRTSVSSFHSAVDSDSAASINLNVEQDNVNFHIKKQAKYPHVPPHPAEQKSMEYYDPFAPDPDFHAPTEILVTEDGGQHLSISDAFIKESLFNRRVEEKANEMLFTPLGWHHSSLDQLREENGEKKAMERLLSANHSHMMALLQQLLYSESLSLSWRDIIVPVVRQVVQTVRPDVRSCDDDMDIRQLVHIKKIPGGKKFDSVVVNGFVCTKNIAHKKMNSYIKNPKILLLKCSIEYLYREETKFTCIDPIVLQEREFLKNYVQRIVDVRPNLVLVEKTVSRIAQDMLLEHGITLVINVKPQVLDRVSRMTQGDLVMSMDQLLTKPRLGTCHKFYLHSFQLPTNNELKTLMFFEGCPPQLGCTIKLRGASEYELARVKEIITMMVYVAYHSQLEISFLMDEFAMPPSLSKSSSFPCLIESSTEETKNDERENQGNQSGAGEDLLPEGDFEPGLQEIIKCHSRQPSLSESQKDRDSPKVSRTDSPVANILVEREKLKTSTPLSSQSSQPPTVSPPYLSDMEDILEEEVKKPAEFGGNREGSITTLVRGDSTSSEPALAPAQLFRDPLQDDTGLFVAEQVTSADDRLKSISASFRQELKDVILCISPIVTFREPFLLILPGLRCPSRDYFPEQVYFSPLLNKDLKELDGRRKRLLLKESNPSSSSLINGTSQHRPVRVLPSHELTTARLTDQLGNSQDLARMLADYRAQGGRIRRDVDPFAQAAQALPTKVPVRVDSEEEKGNGPNDMAWATKVDCLNTTNHQRLCVLFSSSSTQSHNAPNHCVSPWIVTMEFYAKNDLTLGIFLERYCFRPSYQCPSMYCETPMVHHIRRFVHGNGCVQIVLKELDSPVPGYQHTILTYSWCRICKQVTPVVPLSKDSWSMSFAKYLELRFYGHQYTRRANAEPCGHSIHKDYHQYFSYNQMVASFSYIPVRLLEICLPPQKIIIRSQGPCKVILQQDLKDLVQKVTQVYTAIDDRLTSLKTDTFSKTREEKMEDLFAQKDMEEGELRSWLEKLQVRLQASGVDTPQQLQTVLESVVIKKQSLCETLQSWNSKLQDLYQLEKGRKRLSVPPSPGRHRQATNDDSKTSVLESSSRNPSPVVQNGEKAAEDRHLSAMPSSSGSSSFLPLPSPAEQVSEIITSGPSFPDQDSVSIPEDVFDGHLLGSNDSQVKEKTTMKTILANLLPGNSYNPIPFPFDPDKHYLMYDHERVPIAVCEREPSSIIAFALSCKEYKNALEDLSKITLKASGDDTSQTISSGETKVKNSPAKINDGSTSQLGRSSIDSEPLKDSESGDKQKKQGGNPHIELQFSDASAKFYCRIYYAEEFHKMREEVMESTEEDFVRSLSHCVNWQAQGGKSGAVFYATGDDRFILKQMPRLEVQSFLDFAPHYFTYITGAVQQKRPTALAKILGVYRIGYKNSQNNTEKKLDLLVMENLFYGRKMAQVFDLKGSLRNRNVKTDQGKESCEVVLLDENLLKLVHDNPLYIRSHCKAILRAAIHSDAYFLSSHLIIDYSLLVGRDDATDQLVVGIIDYIRTFTWDKKLEMVVKSTGILGGQGKMPTVVSPELYRARFCEAMDKYFLMVPDHWTGLGVNC; encoded by the exons ATGGCTGCTGATGATAAGTCCACCTCGTCCTCATCCACGCTGGACTGGAGCTCAGAGCCGCCGCTGTCTCCTTCCAGTCCCTCCCACCTGACCCACTTCAAACCCCTCACCCCAGATCAGGAGGAGCCTCCTTTGCGTTCGGCTTACAGCTCCTTAGTCAACCTCTTCCGCTTCAATAAAG aaAAGTCAGGTGCAAACATTGCACCAGCAAAAAAGCTTG AGGAAGCCCGATCTTCTTCAGCGACTGAGAAATCCGAGTCTGCCACACCGTCACCGCAGGGGGAGCGCCGGAGTTGGGCCAGTTCCTCACTCTCCACGCATGGCTCTGGAACACACAGGAAACACTCAGACCTGGTCAGGCGAGCATCTGCTGTCTCAG AGGGACGGCGAAAATCAGAAACTCCACTCGGCAGCCATGACCCACGAACAGCGGTCCAGCTTCGTACTGCTCTTAAAAGATTAAAGGAGATCATGGAAGGAAAGAGCCAG GACAGTGACCTCAAGCAGTACTGGATGCCAGACAGCCAGTGCAAAGAGTGCTATGACTGCAATGAGAAGTTTACCACTTTCCGCCGCCGCCACCACTGCCGCCTGTGTGGTCAGATCTTCTGCAGCCGATGCTGTAACCAAGAGATCCCTGGCAAGTTCATGGGCTACACAG GTGATCTACGGGCGTGCACATACTGCCGTAAGATTGCGCTAAGCTACGCACACTCGGCCGACTCTGGCTCCATCGGGGAAGATCTGACTGCTTTGTCGGACTCGccgtgctctgtgtgtgtgctggagccCACAGAGCCTCGCACGCCAGTGGGTGGGCGCAAGGCCAGCCGCAACATCTTTCTGGAGGAGGATCTCGCCTGGCAAAG TTTGATTCATCAGGAATCTCAAAACAGCGGCCTGAGCTCCAGACTGTCGGCTGTGCAGGAAGACCTGGGGAAATCTCCATCGAGAAAGAG GTCAGCCAGTGTGACCAACCTGTCACTGGATCGTTCCGGTTCCATGGTTCCCTCATACGACAGTTCTGTGAGCCCCCAGACCAGCCGTGCTGTAAAGCCTGACCATTGCGAAGAGGAACGCAAGATTCTCCTG GATTCCTCTCAGCTGAAAGACTTATGGAAGAAAATATGTCACAGCAATACAGGCATGGAGTTCCAAGACCACAGATACTGGCTGCGTACTTACCCCAACTGCATTGTGGGTAAAGACCTAGTGAACTGGCTCTTGCGAAATGGGACCATCTCCACCAG GGCTCAGGCCATAGCTATTGGACAGGCTCTGGTTGATGGACGCTGGCTGGACTGTGTTACTCACCATGATCAGATTTTCCGTGATGAGTATGCCCTGTATCGTCCTCTTCAG AGCACCGAGTTCTCCGAGACTCCGTCTCCAGACACAGACAGTGTGAACTCCCTGGAGGGACACTCGGAGCCATCATGGTTCAAAGACATTAAATTTGATGACAGTGACACAGAACAGCTAGCTGATGAAAATGACTACACAGCACCAA GCTCGGCCAGCCCCAGCAAGAGAACGTCGGTTAGCAGTTTCCATTCCGCAGTGGACAGCGACTCGGCAGCCTCCATTAATCTAAACGTAGAGCAGGACAATGTCAACTTTCACATCAAGAAGCAAGCCAAGTACCCTCATGTGCCTCCCCACCCAGCTGAGCAGAAAAGTATGGAGTACTATGACCCATTCGCCCCTGACCCTGACTTCCACGCACCAA CCGAGATCCTGGTCACAGAAGACGGAGGTCAACACTTATCCATTAGCGATGCCTTTATTAAAG AATCTTTGTTTAACCGGCGTGTAGAGGAGAAGGCTAACGAGATGCTTTTCACTCCACTGGGATGGCACCACAGCTCCTTGGACCAGCTGAGGGAAGAGAATGGTGAAAAGAAGGCTATGGAGAGACTTCT CTCTGCCAATCACAGCCATATGATGGCCCTACTGCAGCAGCTGCTGTACAGCGAATCCCTCTCTCTGTCCTGGCGGGACATCATTGTGCCTGTTGTGCGGCAGGTAGTGCAGACGGTGCGACCAGACGTCCGCAGCTGTGATGACGACATGGACATTCGTCAGCTGGTCCACATCAAAAAA ATACCAGGAGGGAAGAAGTTTGATTCTGTTGTGGTGAATGGCTTTGTTTGCACTAAAAATATTGCTCATAAAAAG ATGAACTCGTACATTAAAAACCCCAAAATCCTTCTGCTCAAATGTTCCATTGAGTATCTTTACCGAGAAGAGACCAAGTTTACCTGTATTGACCCAATTGTACTGCAG GAGCGCGAGTTTCTGAAGAACTACGTGCAACGAATCGTAGATGTCCGGCCTAACCTGGTGCTGGTAGAGAAAACCGTGTCCCGTATCGCACAGGATATGCTGCTAGAACATGGCATCACCCTGGTCATCAATGTTAAACCG CAAGTGCTGGACCGAGTGAGTCGGATGACTCAAGGAGATTTAGTCATGTCTATGGATCAGCTTCTGACCAAACCTCGCTTGGGTACTTGCCACAAGTTCTACCTTCACTCCTTCCAGCTCCCCACCAACA ATGAATTAAAGACACTGATGTTCTTCGAGGGATGCCCCCCTCAGCTGGGCTGCACCATCAAGCTTCGTGGTGCCTCTGAATATGAACTGGCCAGAGTCAAAGAGATCATAACAATGATGGTGTATGTAGCGTACCACTCCCAATTGGAGATTTCCTTCCTTATGGATGAGTTTGCGATGCCTCCAAGCCTGTCTAAGAGCTCATCCTTCCCGTGCCTGATCGAAAGCTCTACTGAGGAGACGAAAAATGATGAGCGGGAAAACCAGGGAAACCAAAGTGGAGCCGGGGAGGATCTCCTACCAGAAGGTGACTTTGAGCCAGGCCTTCAGGAGATCATAAAATGCCACAGTAGACAGCCGTCTCTCTCAGAATCTCAGAAGGACAGAGACAGTCCAAAAGTCAGCAGAACTGACTCGCCTGTAGCTAACATACTGGTAGAGAGGGAGAAGCTAAAGACCTCAACCCCGCTGTCCAGCCAGTCAAGCCAGCCACCAACCGTCTCTCCTCCATACCTCTCAGATATGGAGGACATTTTAGAGGAGGAGGTGAAGAAACCAGCTGAATTCGGGGGTAATAGAGAGGGCTCTATCACCACCCTGGTTCGAGGCGATAGCACCAGTTCAGAGCCAGCTCTCGCACCGGCGCAGCTCTTCAGGGATCCGCTGCAGGACGACACGGGACTGTTTGTGGCCGAGCAAGTCACTTCAGCAGACGATCGCCTCAAGTCCATCTCGGCTAGCTTCAGGCAGGAGTTAAAAGATGTCATCCTGTGCATCTCACCCATTGTTACATTCCGGGAGCCCTTTTTGCTGATTCTGCCTGGTTTGCGCTGTCCCAGTCGGGACTACTTTCCCGAGCAGGTCTACTTCTCACCGCTTCTCAACAAGGACCTTAAGGAGCTCGACGGACGCCGCAAAAGGCTTTTGCTTAAGGAATCAAATCCATCATCGAGCTCTCTGATCAACGGGACATCACAACATCGGCCAGTCAGAGTTCTGCCCTCTCATGAACTCACCACCGCCCGATTAACCGACCAACTGGGTAACAGTCAGGATCTGGCACGCATGCTGGCAGACTATCGCGCTCAGGGAGGAAGAATCAGACGAGATGTTGACCCGTTCGCACAGGCAGCACAGGCTCTGCCTACAAAAGTACCGGTCAGGGTGGACAGCGAAGAGGAGAAAGGAAACGGACCGAATGACATGGCATGGGCTACTAAA GTGGACTGTCTCAATACAACAAACCATCAaagattgtgtgtgttgttcagCAGCTCCTCAACACAATCTCACAATGCCCCCAACCACTGTGTCAGCCCTTG GATTGTGACGATGGAATTTTATGCAAAGAATGACTTGACTCTTGGCATATTTCTAGAAAGATACTGTTTCAG ACCCTCTTACCAGTGCCCCAGCATGTACTGTGAGACACCCATGGTGCACCATATCCGCCGCTTCGTACATGGAAACGGCTGTGTCCAGATCGTTCTCAAGGAGCTTGATTCTCCTGTACCTGGATACCAACACACAATCCTCACCTACTCCTGGTGCCGAATCTGCAAACAG GTGACTCCAGTTGTCCCGTTGTCCAAAGACTCATGGTCCATGTCCTTTGCTAAATACCTGGAGCTGCGTTTCTATGGCCACCAATATACTCGCCGTGCCAACGCAGAGCCCTGCGGTCATTCTATTCACAAGGACTATCACCAGTACTTCTCATACAACCAGATGGTGGCATCTTTTAG CTATATTCCAGTGAGGCTGCTGGAGATCTGCCTCCCTCCCCAGAAGATCATTATTAGGAGCCAGGGCCCCTGCAAGGTCATTCTGCAGCAAGACCTGAAAGACTTGGTGCAAAA GGTGACTCAGGTGTATACTGCGATAGACGACCGACTCACCTCACTTAAAACAGACACCTTTAGCAAAACACGTGAGGAGAAAATGGAGGACCTGTTTGCACAAAAAGAT ATGGAGGAAGGCGAGCTGCGCAGCTGGCTGGAGAAGTTGCAGGTGCGTCTGCAGGCGTCAGGTGTGGACACACCCCAGCAACTACAGACCGTTCTCGAATCTGTGGTAATAAAAAAGCAGAGTCTGTGTGAAACCCTGCAGTCTTGGAACAGCAA ACTGCAGGATTTGTACCAACTAGAAAAGGGCAGGAAGCGTCTTTCTGTTCCACCAAGCCCAGGCAGACACAGACAAGCCACCAATGATGACAGCAAG ACAAGTGTTTTGGAGTCGTCCTCTCGTAATCCCTCACCTGTGGTTCAGAACGGCGAAAAAG CAGCAGAGGATCGTCATCTCAGCGCCATGCCTTCAAGCTCAGGATCATCATCTTTTCTGCCACTGCCATCTCCAGCGGAGCAGGTCTCCGAGATCATCACATCTGGTCCTTCTTTTCCTGATCAGGATTCTGTCAGCATTCCGGAGG ATGTCTTCGACGGACACCTGCTCGGCTCCAATGACAGTCAAGTGAAGGAAAAGACCACCATGAAAACCATACTGGCTAATCTGTTACCAGGGAACAGTTACAACCCTATTCCATTTCCTTT TGATCCAGATAAGCACTACCTAATGTACGACCATGAGCGTGTCCCTATTGCAGTGTGTGAAAGAGAACCAAGCTCCATCATTGCCTTTgctttaag ctgtaaagaatataaaaatgcCCTCGAAGATCTTTCAAAGATCACACTCAAGGCTTCTGGGGATGACACCTCTCAGACAATCAG TTCTGGAGAAACCAAAGTGAAAAACAGCCCTGCTAAGATTAATGATGGAAGTACTTCCCAGCTGGGACGAAGCAGCATAGACTCAGAGCCACTCA AGGACTCAGAAAGTGGCGACAAACAGAAGAAGCAGGGTGGGAACCCACACATTGAACTGC AGTTCTCAGATGCCAGTGCGAAGTTCTACTGTCGGATTTACTATGCAGAGGAATTCCATAAGATGCGAGAGGAGGTGATGGAGAGCACAGAGGAAGACTTTGTACGCTCGCTTTCTCATTGTGTCAACTGGCAAGCACAAGGCGGCAAATCAGGAGCTGTCTTCTATGCGACTGGAG ATGACCGGTTTATTCTAAAGCAGATGCCCAGACTGGAAGTACAGTCATTCTTGGACTTTGCCCCACACTACTTCACTTATATCACTGGTGCAGTCCAACAGAAG CGACCTACAGCACTTGCTAAGATTTTAGGAGTCTATCGTATTGGCTACAAGAACTCACAGAACAACACAGAGAAGAAACTGGATCTGCTTGTGATGGAGAACCTGTTTTATGGACGCAAGATGGCACAG GTGTTTGACCTGAAGGGTTCTCTGAGGAACCGAAACGTAAAGACAGATCAGGGAAAGGAGAGCTGTGAGGTGGTGCTGTTGGATGAGAACCTGCTTAAGCTGGTGCACGATAACCCACTCTACATCCGCTCACATTGCAAGGCTATTCTTCGTGCTGCCATCCACAGTGACGCCTACTTTCTGTCCAGCCATCTAATCATAGACTACTCGCTGCTGGTGGGCCGCGATGATGCCACCGATCAACTGGTCGTCGGCATCATAG ATTATATCCGGACATTTACATGGGACAAAAAGTTGGAGATGGTGGTCAAGTCCACAGGGATTCTTGGAGGGCAAG GTAAAATGCCCACTGTTGTTTCTCCCGAACTGTACCGTGCCCGCTTCTGTGAAGCCATGGACAAGTACTTCCTCATGGTTCCTGACCACTGGACAGGACTGGGCGTGAATTGCTGA